A window of Equus przewalskii isolate Varuska chromosome 18, EquPr2, whole genome shotgun sequence contains these coding sequences:
- the SPTSSB gene encoding serine palmitoyltransferase small subunit B, whose translation MDFRRVKDYFSWLYYQYQIISCCAVLEPWEQSMFNTILLTIFAMVVYTAYVFIPIHIRLAWEFFSKMCGYHSTISN comes from the coding sequence ATGGATTTCAGGCGTGTGAAGGACTATTTCTCCTGGCTCTACTATCAATACCAAATCATTAGCTGCTGTGCTGTCTTGGAGCCTTGGGAGCAATCCATGTTCAATACCATCTTACTAACCATTTTTGCCATGGTGGTGTACACTGCCTATGTTTTTATCCCAATCCACATCCGCCTGGCTTGGgaatttttctccaaaatgtgTGGCTATCACAGTACAATTTCTAATTGA